One genomic region from Nocardia vinacea encodes:
- a CDS encoding FKBP-type peptidyl-prolyl cis-trans isomerase, whose amino-acid sequence MTKPEIEFQAGPAPTELVIKDIVEGEGAEAVPGGTVEVHYVGVEFESGEEFDSSWNRGEAISFPLRGLIQGWQDGIPGMKVGGRRQLTIPPHLAYGPAGSGHKLSGKTLVFVIDLLNAN is encoded by the coding sequence ATGACCAAGCCGGAGATCGAATTCCAGGCGGGCCCAGCGCCCACCGAGCTGGTTATCAAGGACATCGTCGAGGGCGAGGGCGCCGAGGCCGTGCCCGGCGGCACCGTCGAGGTGCACTATGTCGGCGTGGAATTCGAATCCGGCGAGGAGTTCGACTCGTCCTGGAACCGTGGCGAAGCCATCAGCTTCCCGCTGCGCGGCCTGATCCAGGGCTGGCAGGACGGCATCCCCGGCATGAAGGTCGGCGGCCGCCGCCAACTGACCATCCCGCCGCATCTCGCCTATGGCCCCGCCGGCTCCGGCCACAAGCTTTCCGGCAAGACCCTGGTCTTCGTGATCGATCTGCTCAACGCCAACTGA
- a CDS encoding LppX_LprAFG lipoprotein: protein MSDLTARARTSHRIRLRRPGLVPAVVAASMFAALVTGCDSSSDSKTTSSAPPSGQLPDAAQIVQESARTTQTLQAVHLNLKVDNLTTLPVESVSADVTNQPQGAGQAIGEAKVRTKPEADFIQAKFLVVDKEMYAQTGSSSAYAKIGPAEQIYDPGVILDKDKGLANLIAQVKNPKVEGREKIDGTDTVKLTGTIDSTVIDPIVPKSGDPAGTFPITLWIADVAPPSGSASALPSTAASPGNGPNLVQAVVKRDPGTIKVTLSAWGKPVKVTAPPK from the coding sequence TTGAGTGATCTGACAGCGCGAGCACGCACCTCGCACCGAATCCGTCTTCGCCGACCGGGTCTCGTGCCCGCCGTGGTCGCGGCGTCGATGTTCGCTGCACTGGTGACAGGCTGCGACTCCAGCTCCGACTCCAAGACCACCTCGTCCGCGCCGCCCTCGGGGCAGTTGCCCGATGCCGCGCAGATCGTGCAGGAGTCCGCCAGGACCACCCAGACCCTGCAGGCCGTACACCTGAATCTGAAGGTGGACAACCTCACCACCCTTCCGGTCGAGAGCGTCTCGGCCGATGTGACCAACCAGCCGCAGGGCGCCGGTCAGGCGATCGGCGAGGCAAAGGTCCGTACCAAGCCCGAGGCCGACTTCATCCAGGCCAAGTTCCTGGTCGTCGACAAGGAAATGTACGCGCAGACCGGCAGCTCCTCCGCCTACGCCAAAATCGGTCCGGCGGAACAGATCTACGACCCGGGCGTCATCCTCGACAAGGACAAGGGTCTGGCCAACCTCATCGCCCAGGTGAAGAACCCGAAGGTGGAGGGCCGGGAGAAGATCGACGGCACCGACACCGTGAAGCTGACCGGAACCATCGACTCCACGGTCATCGACCCCATCGTGCCCAAGTCGGGTGACCCGGCCGGCACGTTCCCGATCACCCTGTGGATCGCGGATGTCGCGCCGCCGTCGGGTTCGGCATCGGCCCTGCCGTCCACCGCCGCCTCCCCCGGCAACGGCCCGAACCTGGTTCAGGCTGTCGTGAAACGGGATCCGGGCACCATCAAGGTGACCCTGTCGGCATGGGGTAAGCCGGTCAAGGTCACCGCACCGCCGAAGTAG
- a CDS encoding cytochrome b5 domain-containing protein, translated as MTNSRPEAEERDFRRPPGPPPGGGPQLSNVWVYNGKAYDLSDWISKHPGGEFFIGRTKNRDITSIIGSYHRDPERIGRMLERYAVGRNALPEDIHPKANAPDFLFKEGFDSWQDTPKYRFDNKDDLLHKVKARLKEPELAARLRRMDTIFNIVVAVLAVAYFAVQGLRLFERSWMPLPVFVILMVLLRSSLAGFGHYAIHRAQKGLNKIYTNTFDFNYVALAFVTADGHALLHHPHTQSEVDIKKNVFTMMMRVPRLYRVPIHTLHKFGHTVTGMTIRLLDVCRLTRKVGIKDMYGTWGGALPHFIGSFGVRALLLGELVVFTLAGDFWAWALQFVVTLWISTFLVVASHDFEVEAEELPDSDTEDWAVNQVEQAYDLKVIGNRYIDCFLAAGLSSHRVHHVLPFQRSGFANIATEDVLREESAKFGVEWLPAKSFFTDRFPKLCRTYLLSPSREAEERNWGFIREHCSPGALKTCAVYTVQGFTGIGTV; from the coding sequence ATGACGAACAGCCGACCGGAAGCGGAGGAGCGGGACTTCCGTAGACCGCCCGGCCCGCCTCCTGGTGGTGGCCCGCAACTCTCGAATGTGTGGGTTTACAACGGAAAAGCCTACGATCTGAGCGACTGGATCTCCAAACATCCCGGCGGCGAGTTCTTCATCGGGCGAACGAAAAATCGCGATATCACCTCCATTATCGGGTCCTACCATCGCGATCCCGAGCGAATCGGACGAATGCTGGAGAGATATGCGGTGGGGCGCAACGCATTACCCGAGGACATCCATCCGAAGGCCAACGCACCCGACTTCCTCTTCAAAGAGGGTTTCGACAGTTGGCAGGACACTCCGAAGTACCGATTCGACAATAAAGACGATCTGCTGCACAAGGTCAAGGCGCGGCTGAAAGAGCCCGAGCTGGCCGCACGATTGCGGCGCATGGACACGATCTTCAACATCGTGGTCGCGGTGCTGGCCGTCGCGTACTTCGCGGTGCAGGGTCTGCGCCTGTTCGAGCGCAGCTGGATGCCGCTGCCCGTCTTCGTCATCCTGATGGTGCTGCTGCGCAGCTCGCTTGCCGGATTCGGCCACTACGCGATCCATCGCGCGCAAAAAGGCCTCAACAAGATCTATACGAATACCTTCGATTTCAATTACGTCGCACTGGCTTTCGTCACCGCAGACGGACACGCGCTGCTGCACCACCCGCATACCCAGAGTGAAGTCGATATCAAGAAAAACGTCTTCACCATGATGATGCGGGTGCCGCGGCTGTATCGAGTGCCGATTCACACCCTCCACAAATTCGGGCACACGGTGACCGGCATGACCATTCGACTCCTCGATGTCTGCCGCCTCACCCGCAAAGTCGGCATCAAAGATATGTACGGAACCTGGGGCGGTGCGCTGCCGCACTTCATCGGTTCGTTCGGGGTGCGCGCGCTATTGCTCGGCGAGTTGGTGGTATTCACGCTGGCGGGCGACTTCTGGGCCTGGGCACTGCAATTCGTGGTGACGCTGTGGATCAGTACCTTCCTGGTCGTCGCGAGCCATGATTTCGAGGTGGAGGCCGAGGAACTCCCGGACTCCGATACCGAGGACTGGGCCGTCAATCAGGTGGAGCAGGCCTACGACCTGAAGGTGATCGGAAACCGTTATATCGACTGCTTTCTCGCGGCCGGTTTGAGTTCGCACCGCGTCCATCACGTACTGCCGTTCCAGCGCAGTGGTTTCGCCAATATCGCCACCGAGGACGTATTGCGTGAGGAGTCAGCGAAATTCGGCGTCGAGTGGCTGCCGGCGAAGAGTTTCTTCACCGATCGTTTCCCGAAGCTCTGCCGCACCTACCTCTTGTCGCCCTCGCGCGAAGCCGAGGAACGGAATTGGGGCTTCATCCGCGAGCACTGCTCGCCCGGGGCGCTGAAAACCTGTGCGGTCTACACAGTGCAGGGATTCACCGGAATCGGCACGGTCTGA
- a CDS encoding type III polyketide synthase, with the protein MTIDEGTSAARQGDEHGHGLVQHGLPPAPPTTVGVIESIATGAPSQLVDQAGAADRVAELFTDPQQRARISRIYQKTKIDSRRLVVDPLDPEFLQFGRERGTIRDRMNLFYRHAVPLAVDVAGRALAGIEDAAAEIGLLVFVTSTGFIAPGVDVAVVKQLGLSPSVGRVVVNFMGCAAAMNGIRTAVDYVRAHPDKKAMVVCIELSSVNAVFDDNINDVIIHSLFGDGCGAVVIGAGQVQQPLAPGSVVIRDSFSQLLDGAEDGIVLGVNQNGITCELSENLPQYIYTGVDPVVTEVLGRNGLQKSDVDLWAIHPGGPKIIEESVHSLGIAPERAALSWDVLARFGNMLSVSLIFVLEQMIQQEAAEPISTGVAFSFAPGVTLEGMIFDIIRR; encoded by the coding sequence ATCACTATCGATGAGGGAACGTCGGCGGCTCGTCAGGGGGACGAGCACGGCCACGGCCTCGTGCAGCACGGGCTGCCGCCCGCGCCGCCGACCACGGTCGGGGTGATCGAGAGCATCGCGACCGGTGCGCCGAGTCAGCTCGTCGACCAGGCCGGCGCCGCCGATCGGGTGGCCGAGCTGTTCACCGATCCGCAACAGCGGGCCCGGATTTCGCGGATCTACCAGAAGACGAAGATTGACAGCCGTCGTCTGGTCGTCGATCCGCTGGATCCTGAATTCCTGCAGTTCGGCCGGGAGCGCGGCACGATCCGGGACCGGATGAATCTCTTCTACCGCCACGCAGTGCCGCTGGCCGTCGATGTCGCTGGTCGTGCCCTCGCCGGTATCGAGGACGCGGCGGCGGAGATCGGCTTGCTGGTCTTCGTGACCAGCACCGGTTTCATCGCGCCGGGCGTGGATGTCGCGGTAGTGAAGCAGCTCGGGCTTTCGCCGTCGGTCGGGCGGGTCGTGGTGAACTTCATGGGCTGCGCGGCCGCGATGAACGGCATTCGGACTGCCGTGGATTATGTTCGGGCGCATCCGGATAAGAAGGCGATGGTCGTCTGCATCGAGCTGAGCTCGGTGAACGCCGTCTTCGACGACAACATCAACGATGTGATCATCCACAGCCTGTTCGGCGACGGCTGCGGTGCGGTGGTCATCGGCGCCGGTCAGGTCCAGCAGCCGCTGGCACCGGGCAGCGTGGTGATCCGGGACAGCTTCAGCCAGCTCCTCGACGGTGCCGAGGACGGCATCGTGCTCGGTGTCAATCAGAACGGCATCACCTGCGAGCTGTCGGAGAATCTGCCCCAGTACATCTATACCGGGGTCGATCCCGTGGTCACCGAGGTCCTGGGCCGCAATGGATTGCAGAAATCCGATGTCGATCTGTGGGCGATCCACCCGGGTGGGCCGAAGATCATCGAGGAGTCCGTGCATTCGCTCGGTATCGCGCCGGAGCGGGCGGCGCTGAGCTGGGATGTGCTGGCAAGGTTCGGCAATATGCTGAGCGTGTCGCTGATTTTCGTGCTGGAACAGATGATTCAGCAGGAAGCGGCGGAGCCGATCTCGACCGGAGTGGCGTTCTCCTTCGCGCCGGGGGTCACCCTCGAAGGCATGATCTTCGACATCATTCGCCGGTAA
- a CDS encoding ATP-binding cassette domain-containing protein: protein MQLIRFLISISWMRIAAVIAAGLICGVANTYLVTLIRGVVSPEPHPHVNIQSFALTGLVILVSGVVSQVLLIRLAQEAIYRLRADLSSGIVSAPLEHLERLGMHRLMATLTEDVRSLSQAVTAIPSICIDVATIVGCFVFLLAVSGPLFAVTVAGTLLGIACVELILERVRNIYREARENEDALLRSYQAVTLGIKELKLHRGRRRDFMQRHLLGSAATLRAQNVDAGSKFSVAQGFGQALQLGTMALILFVLVAPLDLSRDVMVGYVLVTTFLAMPMQNFMHRIPDLLRGDVALAKIRAMNLSMETMHDEERLPFTDRPAVDVARLELTNVTYSYRMEPPPPFPPGPGGPPPGPRGGAHPPGRGPRPGGPRPDVNGHRIIDHSGHDNRPMPLGPPPEKNNDESGFRLGPLDLVFEPGQITFIVGGNGSGKSTLAKLITGLYVPQTGALSLNGEPIDHENIEWFRQNSSAIFTDFHLFDEYLGFDRPGLDGEVRRYLEELQIAHKVTVQDGRLSTVDLSQGQRKRLALLTALLEDRQIYVFDEWAADQEPKFRDVFYQEILAELKQRGKTVIVITHDDRYFHHADQLVKLDFGRVVEATRTEEPTGADLS from the coding sequence ATGCAACTCATCCGATTCCTCATCTCGATCTCCTGGATGCGGATCGCGGCCGTCATTGCCGCGGGCCTCATCTGCGGTGTGGCCAATACCTATCTGGTGACCCTCATCAGGGGTGTGGTGTCGCCGGAACCGCATCCGCACGTCAACATCCAGAGCTTCGCCCTGACGGGCCTGGTCATCCTGGTCAGTGGTGTGGTGTCGCAGGTGCTACTGATTCGCCTTGCCCAAGAGGCGATCTACCGACTGCGCGCGGATCTGAGTTCCGGGATCGTCTCGGCGCCGCTCGAGCATCTGGAACGGCTCGGCATGCACCGTCTGATGGCCACGCTGACCGAAGATGTGCGCTCGCTGTCACAGGCAGTGACCGCCATTCCGAGCATCTGCATCGATGTGGCCACCATCGTCGGCTGCTTCGTCTTCCTGCTCGCGGTGTCGGGTCCGCTGTTCGCGGTGACCGTGGCGGGCACACTGCTCGGGATCGCCTGTGTCGAGCTGATTCTCGAGCGGGTGCGCAATATCTATCGCGAGGCGCGGGAGAACGAGGACGCGCTGTTGCGGTCGTACCAGGCCGTGACCCTCGGCATCAAAGAGTTGAAGCTGCATCGGGGGCGCCGCCGCGATTTCATGCAGCGGCATCTGCTCGGTTCGGCCGCGACGCTGCGTGCACAGAATGTCGATGCCGGATCCAAATTCTCGGTGGCACAGGGATTCGGGCAGGCGCTGCAGCTCGGCACCATGGCACTGATCCTGTTCGTGCTGGTCGCGCCGCTGGATCTGTCGCGCGATGTGATGGTCGGGTATGTCCTGGTGACGACGTTCCTGGCGATGCCGATGCAGAACTTCATGCACCGCATCCCGGATCTGCTGCGCGGTGATGTGGCGCTGGCGAAGATCCGCGCGATGAATCTGTCCATGGAGACCATGCACGACGAGGAGCGGTTGCCGTTCACGGACCGTCCCGCCGTCGACGTGGCGCGGCTGGAGCTGACGAATGTCACCTACAGCTACCGGATGGAGCCGCCACCGCCGTTCCCGCCGGGTCCCGGCGGGCCGCCGCCTGGTCCAAGAGGCGGCGCGCATCCGCCCGGTCGGGGTCCACGTCCCGGCGGGCCGCGACCGGATGTCAACGGTCATCGGATCATCGACCACAGCGGACACGACAACCGGCCGATGCCGCTCGGCCCGCCACCCGAGAAGAACAACGACGAGTCCGGATTCCGGCTCGGCCCGCTCGATCTGGTCTTCGAGCCCGGGCAGATCACCTTCATCGTCGGCGGCAACGGCAGCGGCAAATCCACGCTGGCCAAGCTGATCACGGGACTGTATGTGCCGCAGACCGGCGCGCTGTCGCTCAATGGCGAGCCGATCGACCACGAGAATATCGAGTGGTTCCGGCAGAACTCCTCGGCGATCTTCACCGACTTCCACTTGTTCGATGAGTACCTGGGCTTCGATCGGCCCGGACTCGACGGTGAGGTGCGCCGGTATCTCGAGGAGTTGCAGATCGCGCACAAGGTGACGGTGCAGGACGGACGGCTGTCGACCGTCGATCTGTCGCAGGGACAACGCAAACGGCTCGCGCTGTTGACCGCGCTGCTCGAGGACCGGCAGATCTATGTCTTCGACGAGTGGGCCGCCGACCAGGAACCCAAGTTCCGCGACGTTTTCTATCAGGAAATCCTGGCCGAGCTCAAACAGCGCGGGAAGACCGTCATCGTGATCACCCACGACGATCGCTACTTCCACCACGCGGACCAGCTGGTCAAACTCGATTTCGGCCGGGTGGTCGAGGCGACGCGGACCGAGGAGCCCACCGGCGCCGACCTCTCCTAA
- a CDS encoding HAMP domain-containing sensor histidine kinase, translated as MTPQLPASRKRRRRTFSLRTRVAGAAAVGAIIIVTIIGVISSQAIERNNLAQTDQQLAIASRLVLIDSVLAVGVLGLVGPTYDMAVTVRDNNTIVASTPIRLPEQPIGSHTVTVNGTPFRVLTTTENQPAGRVVSLGIPSTEAARTTAEQQRWVLAGAGLAIATAAALGWLLAGRAVRPIVDLTRQVGTRSGYRDPDNPQPPVDGSGVREAEKLAEAVNTLLQRVDQAQTETAAALETARDFAAVSAHELRTPLTAMRTDLEVLRTLDLDEAQRAEILADLQRSQGRVETTLAALERLASGDLTHERDHVDTDVGDLCDQAAHDAMRHFPGVTVRIDTDAELITRGLPAGLRLAIDNALTNSVKHGRATEAVVSAHRIPNGHILITVDDNGRGIPAEERTAVFERFFRGSQASKGGSGLGLALVAQQAQLHGGRAYFDDSPLGGVRLVLDLPERRTS; from the coding sequence ATGACGCCGCAGCTCCCGGCTTCCCGGAAACGGCGGCGGCGCACGTTCTCCCTTCGCACCCGGGTGGCCGGTGCCGCCGCGGTCGGCGCGATCATCATCGTCACGATCATCGGTGTGATCTCCTCACAGGCCATCGAGCGCAACAACCTGGCCCAGACCGACCAGCAGTTGGCCATCGCGTCGCGATTGGTGCTCATCGATTCGGTTTTGGCCGTCGGTGTGCTCGGACTGGTCGGTCCGACCTACGACATGGCAGTGACGGTCCGCGACAACAACACGATCGTGGCGAGCACACCGATCCGCCTGCCCGAACAGCCGATCGGATCGCATACCGTCACCGTGAACGGCACCCCGTTCCGTGTGCTGACCACCACCGAGAACCAACCGGCGGGACGAGTTGTGTCCCTTGGCATTCCATCGACTGAGGCGGCACGCACCACCGCCGAACAACAGCGCTGGGTGCTCGCCGGAGCCGGACTGGCGATCGCCACCGCCGCCGCACTCGGCTGGCTGCTCGCGGGCCGTGCCGTCCGCCCGATCGTCGATCTCACCCGACAGGTCGGCACGCGCAGCGGCTACCGCGATCCGGACAATCCACAGCCGCCGGTCGACGGCTCCGGAGTCAGAGAGGCAGAAAAACTCGCCGAGGCGGTGAACACCCTGCTGCAACGGGTGGATCAGGCGCAGACCGAAACCGCCGCCGCACTGGAGACCGCACGCGATTTCGCCGCCGTCTCCGCCCACGAACTGCGCACCCCACTCACCGCCATGCGCACCGACCTCGAGGTGCTGCGCACCCTCGACCTGGACGAGGCCCAACGCGCCGAAATCCTTGCCGACCTGCAACGCAGCCAGGGCCGCGTCGAAACCACCTTGGCCGCACTGGAACGCCTCGCCTCGGGCGACCTCACCCACGAACGCGATCACGTCGACACCGACGTCGGCGACCTGTGCGACCAAGCCGCCCACGACGCCATGCGACACTTCCCCGGCGTAACCGTCCGCATCGATACCGACGCCGAACTGATCACCCGCGGCCTTCCCGCCGGACTGCGGCTCGCGATCGACAACGCTTTGACCAACTCCGTCAAACACGGCCGCGCCACCGAGGCGGTGGTCTCCGCCCACCGAATCCCCAACGGACACATACTGATAACCGTCGACGACAACGGCCGCGGCATCCCCGCCGAAGAACGCACCGCCGTCTTCGAACGCTTCTTTCGCGGCAGCCAAGCCAGCAAGGGCGGCTCCGGACTAGGCCTCGCCTTGGTCGCCCAACAGGCTCAATTACACGGTGGCCGAGCCTATTTCGACGACAGTCCGCTCGGTGGTGTGCGCCTGGTACTGGATCTTCCGGAGCGCCGGACTTCCTGA
- a CDS encoding response regulator transcription factor codes for MDDVTSNPTVLVVDDDEDVLASVERGLRLSGFQVRVARDGAEALRSVTEQVPDAVVLDMNMPLLDGAGVVTALRALGNEVPICVLSARASVDDRISGLESGADDYLTKPFVLAELVARIKALLRRRSDVPAAATPGAITVGPLEVDVAGYRAVLNGREIDLTKREFELLSTLARNVGVVLSRERLLELVWGYDFAADTNVVDVFVGYLRRKLEVEGTPRLLHTVRGVGFVLRAPK; via the coding sequence ATGGATGACGTGACTTCTAACCCGACCGTCCTTGTCGTCGACGATGACGAGGACGTGCTCGCGTCGGTCGAGCGCGGCCTGCGCCTGTCCGGCTTCCAGGTGCGGGTCGCCCGCGACGGCGCCGAAGCGCTGCGCAGCGTGACCGAGCAGGTGCCCGACGCGGTGGTGCTCGATATGAATATGCCGCTGCTCGACGGTGCGGGCGTGGTAACGGCACTTCGGGCCTTGGGCAATGAAGTCCCGATCTGTGTGCTCAGCGCCCGCGCCTCCGTCGACGACCGGATCTCTGGACTGGAGTCCGGCGCCGACGACTATCTGACCAAGCCGTTCGTCCTCGCCGAATTGGTGGCGCGGATCAAGGCACTGCTGCGCCGCCGCTCGGACGTTCCGGCCGCCGCCACGCCGGGCGCGATCACGGTCGGCCCGCTGGAGGTCGATGTCGCCGGATACCGCGCAGTGCTGAACGGCCGCGAAATCGATCTCACCAAGCGCGAATTCGAGCTGCTGTCCACCCTGGCCCGCAATGTGGGCGTGGTGCTGAGCCGCGAGCGGCTACTGGAATTGGTGTGGGGCTACGACTTCGCCGCCGACACCAATGTGGTCGATGTCTTCGTCGGATACCTGCGGCGCAAGCTGGAGGTCGAGGGCACGCCGCGGCTGCTGCACACGGTCCGCGGCGTCGGATTCGTGCTGCGAGCACCCAAGTGA
- a CDS encoding hemophore-related protein, with protein MKLFHSRPAVAALAAGGMASVAVLLSPAIAAADPMTLAGPLLTSDCSFAQVDAALHAKAPQLAAMLDANPTQKAELQRKFDQPVEQRRAELQAAIDENPSAAQDAENDPRASGLAETIRTVAETCHSY; from the coding sequence ATGAAGCTCTTCCACAGTCGCCCGGCCGTCGCCGCTCTCGCCGCAGGCGGCATGGCCAGTGTGGCCGTGTTGCTCTCCCCGGCCATCGCAGCCGCGGATCCGATGACGCTGGCCGGGCCGCTGCTGACCTCCGACTGCTCTTTCGCCCAGGTCGACGCGGCGCTGCACGCCAAGGCACCGCAGCTGGCGGCCATGCTCGACGCGAACCCGACCCAGAAGGCCGAACTGCAGCGCAAGTTCGATCAGCCGGTCGAACAGCGTCGCGCGGAACTCCAGGCCGCCATCGACGAGAACCCGAGCGCCGCGCAGGACGCCGAGAACGACCCGCGTGCGTCCGGGCTGGCCGAGACCATCCGCACCGTGGCCGAAACCTGCCACAGCTACTGA
- a CDS encoding AMP-binding protein has protein sequence MSENQTYRPVYQTSLVDPAEFWAEAAEAIDWVTPPTHIVDTTARSMARWFPDARLNTSFNALDRHVHGGDTPDEASRADQPALIYDSAMTGTRGVFTYAELLAEVAEFAGAMARLGVAAGDRVVIYLPMIPEAVIAMLACARIGAVHSVVFGGFAAPELAARIDDAEPVLIITASGGLEPGRTIDYPPIVLQALDLAETSAPRHVIVKQRPQFPTIHFPAPQPATDSLPSSTQTVAAQWLDWEDAVRDAQPADPVPVAATDPLYILYTSGTTGKPKGVVRDNGGHAVALSWSMRNIYDVGPGEVMWAASDVGWVVGHSYIVYAPLLVGATTLLYEGKPVGTPDAGAFWRVVAEHNVRVLFTAPTALRAIRKADPDAALAHRHDLSSLRALFCAGERLDPATYEWANETLLADRPDCPVVDHWWQTETGWPICANLLGLQQLPIKAGSASVPVPGFRLRVLDAEGNPVAPGTEGNIVIGLPLPPGTLTGLWRDEGRFQRSYMSAFPGHYLTGDSGYFDDDGYLYVLGRSDDVINMAGHRLSAGSIEAAIAGHEAVAECAVIGLPDELKGQRPIAYVVLKSGVEIDPDRLRDELIARVREQIGAIATLHDAVVVTALPKTRSGKILRKTIRQITAGDHYEVPSTIEDASVLAALEVQIRASRPQGPGPEVVAPNGDPIVPS, from the coding sequence TTGAGTGAGAACCAGACGTACCGGCCGGTCTATCAGACCAGCTTGGTCGATCCCGCTGAGTTCTGGGCCGAGGCGGCCGAGGCGATCGATTGGGTGACCCCGCCGACCCACATCGTCGACACCACGGCCCGCTCGATGGCCAGATGGTTTCCGGACGCTCGCCTCAATACCTCCTTCAACGCCCTCGACCGGCATGTGCACGGCGGCGACACTCCGGACGAAGCGAGTCGGGCCGATCAGCCCGCCCTAATATACGACTCCGCTATGACCGGCACCAGAGGCGTTTTCACCTACGCCGAACTACTCGCCGAGGTTGCCGAGTTCGCCGGTGCGATGGCACGTTTGGGTGTCGCCGCGGGTGACCGCGTGGTCATCTACCTGCCCATGATCCCCGAGGCCGTAATCGCCATGCTGGCCTGCGCCCGTATCGGCGCGGTGCATTCGGTGGTCTTCGGCGGCTTCGCCGCACCCGAGTTGGCCGCCCGCATCGATGATGCCGAACCTGTGTTGATCATCACTGCCTCGGGCGGACTGGAGCCGGGCCGAACGATCGATTACCCGCCGATCGTGTTGCAGGCCCTCGACCTCGCCGAGACGAGCGCGCCGCGGCACGTGATCGTCAAGCAGCGGCCGCAATTTCCGACCATCCACTTCCCCGCGCCGCAGCCCGCCACCGATTCACTGCCGAGTTCCACACAGACCGTCGCGGCGCAGTGGCTCGATTGGGAAGACGCGGTGCGCGATGCGCAACCCGCAGATCCGGTTCCGGTCGCCGCGACCGATCCGCTCTATATCCTCTACACCTCCGGCACCACCGGGAAGCCCAAGGGCGTGGTCCGCGACAACGGCGGACATGCGGTCGCCCTGTCCTGGTCCATGCGCAATATCTACGACGTCGGTCCGGGCGAGGTGATGTGGGCCGCCTCGGATGTCGGCTGGGTCGTCGGACATTCGTACATCGTCTACGCGCCGCTGTTGGTCGGCGCGACCACGCTGCTCTACGAAGGCAAACCGGTCGGGACACCGGATGCGGGCGCGTTCTGGCGGGTGGTGGCCGAGCACAACGTGCGGGTGCTGTTCACCGCGCCGACGGCGCTGCGCGCCATCCGCAAGGCCGATCCGGATGCCGCACTCGCCCACCGCCACGACCTGTCCTCGCTGCGCGCATTGTTCTGCGCCGGTGAGCGCCTGGATCCGGCAACCTACGAGTGGGCCAACGAAACCCTGCTCGCCGATCGGCCCGACTGCCCGGTGGTCGACCACTGGTGGCAGACCGAGACCGGCTGGCCGATCTGCGCGAATCTGCTCGGCCTGCAGCAACTTCCGATCAAGGCGGGTTCGGCGTCGGTGCCGGTGCCCGGCTTCCGGCTGCGGGTGCTCGATGCCGAGGGCAATCCGGTCGCACCGGGCACCGAGGGCAATATCGTCATCGGCCTGCCACTACCGCCAGGGACACTAACCGGACTATGGCGCGACGAAGGCCGCTTCCAACGCTCCTATATGTCGGCGTTTCCCGGCCACTACCTCACCGGCGACTCCGGATACTTCGATGATGACGGGTACCTCTACGTGCTCGGCCGCAGCGACGATGTGATCAATATGGCCGGACACCGGCTGTCGGCGGGCAGCATCGAGGCCGCCATCGCCGGACACGAGGCCGTCGCCGAATGCGCGGTGATCGGCCTGCCCGACGAACTCAAGGGCCAGCGGCCGATCGCCTACGTGGTGCTCAAGTCCGGCGTCGAGATCGATCCGGACCGCCTGCGCGACGAACTGATCGCCCGGGTGCGCGAGCAGATCGGCGCGATCGCCACCCTGCACGATGCTGTCGTCGTCACCGCGCTGCCCAAAACCCGATCGGGCAAGATCCTGCGCAAGACGATCCGCCAGATCACCGCGGGCGATCATTACGAAGTGCCATCCACCATCGAAGATGCTTCGGTGCTCGCCGCACTGGAGGTCCAGATCCGGGCCAGCCGCCCGCAGGGGCCCGGCCCGGAAGTCGTTGCACCCAACGGCGATCCGATTGTGCCGTCATAA